Proteins from a genomic interval of Zonotrichia leucophrys gambelii isolate GWCS_2022_RI chromosome 5, RI_Zleu_2.0, whole genome shotgun sequence:
- the RPLP2 gene encoding large ribosomal subunit protein P2, whose protein sequence is MRYVAAYLLAVLGGNESPTSKDLKKILDSVGIETDDERMNKVISELNGKNIEDVIAQGNGKLASMPAGGAVAVSAGGGSAAPAAAAAPAAAEEKKEEKKEESEESDDDMGFGLFD, encoded by the exons ATGCGTTACGTCGCTGCTTACCTGCTCGCCGTGCTCGGGGGCAACGAGTCCCCCACGTCCAAGGACTTGAAAAAGATCCTCGACAGCGTCGGCATCGAGACGGACGATGAACGCATGAACAAG GTTATTAGTGAgctgaatggaaaaaatattgaagatGTAATTGCCCAGG GTAACGGAAAGCTTGCCAGCATGCCGGCTGGGGGAGCCGTGGCAGTCTCAGCTGgagggggctctgctgctcctgctgcagctgctgcccctgctgctg ctgaggagaagaaagaggagaagaaggaggaatcAGAAGAATCTGATGATGACATGGGATTCGGCCTCTTTGATTAA